GGGCGATGCAATTCTGGCTCGTCTCGCCCGCGGTGATCTCGCTCCCCTCGCGCGTCCAGCCCTGAATGTCGAAGGACTCGAGGCGGGCGTTTCGGGCCCCGGCGTCGGCCAGCGCGTCGCGGGTCAGTTCGGCGGCCTCGCGCTCGCCGTCGCTGCCGGCCATCCGAGTTCCGATATCGACGAGGCGCTCGAGGTGGGTCCACCCGACATCGCTCGTGAAGACGTTGCCGATCCAGTCGGTCATACCTCCGCTGTGGAGTGCCGGCCGGGAAACTGTACCGCTCGAGTCCCGACCCATGCCGAGAGCGAACGAGAGCGGTTCATCCTTTCGAAGTTGACAAGACAAACTGCGAATCTTTTTCACGCCACTCCCTCTCGGAACGAGTATGCGGGAGACGCTTGCCGAGTGGCGGCCGGCCATCGACGAGGCGATCGCCGATCTGGTCCCACGCGAAATCGACGCCGACTACCTCGCATCGTTCTTCGGCGATCCGACCTACGAGTACGATCCCGACGCCATCCAGCGGGCGCTGTCGACGCCGCTGTGGGACCTCCTCGACCGCGGCGGGAAACGGTGGCGCGCGGTGCTCTTTCTCGTCTTCGTCGAGGGGTTCGGCGAGGATCCGGCGGCGTACGTCGACTACGCCTGTATCCCGGAGATCCTCCACAACGGGACGATCATCGTCGACGACGTCGAGGACGAGGCGACGATCCGCCGCGGCGAACGCGCACTCCACCGCGTCTACGGGCGGGATATCGCTCTCAACGCCGGCAACGCGATGTACTTCCTGCCGCTGAAGATCCTGACCGAGAACCCCGCCGACCTCCCGGCGGAGCGACGGCTCGCCGCCTACGAGATGCTGGTGGCGGAACTCAACCGCACGCACCTCGGCCAGGGGATGGACATCCGCTGGCACAACGAGGACGACGTGCGGGTTACCACCGACGAGTACCTCGAGATGTGCGCGTGCAAGACGGGCTGTCTCGCCCGGATCGTGGCCCGACTTGCGGCGATCATCACCGACCAACCCGACGACGTCGAGGCGGCCGTCGCGCGGTACGCGGAGCTGACCGCCGTCGCCTTCCAGATCGGCGACGACATCTTGGACGTCGAGCACTCGCTGGGCCGGGCCGGCGACTTCGGCAAGGCGTTCGGCAACGACATCCGCGAGGGCAAGCAGACGCTGCTGGTCATCCACGCGATCCAGGAGAGCGATCCCGAGCGGGCCCGACGACTGCAGGAGATCCTCGCCGCGGAGTCCAACACCGACGCGGAGATCGCCGAGGCCCTCGCGATCATCGAGGACGCCGGCAGCCTCGAGTACGCCCGCGAGCGCGCCCTCGAGCTAGCCGCCCGGGCCCGGGAGGCGGTCGATCGCCTCGAGTTCGACGCGGAGACGACCCGGGAACTCCACGAGTTTACCGAGTTCGTCATCGAGCGCGAGGAGTGAGCGGCGAGGGCAGCGCGAATCGACGGCGTCTCGCTCCGGCCCGTCCCAATCGCAGCATCGTCTCGAGTGTCTCGTTCTATCGGCTCCGGTGACTGTCTTCGATTCCGACGGGCAACCCTAGCTACTACTAGCGGGACGTGGTAGCCGTTCGTCGATGGTCGATCACTCGAGTGCGAACGACCGCGGCGAGCGCGATCGCGAGCGGCCGACGGCGAGTCCGTGGCCCGTGCTGGTCGCGATCGGACTCGCGGGATCGGAGGTCGGCATCGTCGTCGACCTCCTCCCGGTCGCGGTCGGCGGACTCGTGCTGTTCGCTGCCAGCGTCGCGGGGATCCTCGCCGAGTCGGACCACGTCGCTGACCCCTTGCCGGTCGCGATGGGTTTCGGCGCGGTCTTCGCGCTCGGCGGCGGCATGCTGTACGCGCTCGGAACCGACACCGTCGCCCCCGCAGCGACCGACGGACTGACCGGGCTCACCACCCGCGGCCTCGCGATCGCGATCGCCGGCATCGTGACGGTCGTTGGAACGGTGATCGTCCACTACCGACGCCGCTAACGCCGCTAACAGATATCCATGAGCCGACGCGCATTCGACGCCGAAATCACGCTCGATCTCGCGGTCAACCTGATTCCCCTCGCGATTATGGTGTTCTTCGTCGCGCTCTTCGCGGTGTTCAACCCGTGGGGGGTCGAACCGCTGCAGTCGACGATCCAGTTCGCAATCCTGCTGTCGATGATCGCGACGCTGGGCTTCGTCACCTACTACGCGGCGCGTGTGATCGAACGGGACGACCGTACGTATCACGATACGACGACGATAAATCAAGAGAAGGACTGAGCCCGACGGCCGATATCGGCCTGCGGCCGCCGTTCTCGACGCGAACCTCAGGTGACGATGAGCACAAATCCCAGCAGCGCCATCAGGAGGGCGATACCGACGAGTAGCAACAGGAACAGTTCCTTCTCGGCGAGCCGTCGGTGCGACTCGTCGGTGTCAGCAGTGGCGTCGGGGCCGGTAGCGTCGGTTGGTTCGGAGTCCACGGCTACGTTCCTTCGAGAGTACGACGACGCCGGGTAAAAAACGAGTGGTGGCGCGCGAACGCGCTGACGTCGTTCGCGCGGATCGGCGGTGTCGCGCCGACCGCTGCCGGCGCGACACGGGCAGTGGGGATGGGGATGGGAGTGGGAATGCGACGGCAGGGCGCGACACGGGGAGTCCAGTGTCGACGACCCTGCCGTACTCGTTCGTACGACGACATCGACGAAACAAGTGCGGCCAAATAATTTTGGGGCTCGCGAGACCGACGGACCCGAGGTGACGATCGAACGCGCTCGCGCTGCTCGAGACGAAGCGCAAGGACCTCGGGGACGCGCCGCGAACGGGCGACCGTGACTGCCGATCGACGACTGGGCGGTCGCCGCGTGGTCGGCGGCCTCTGTCTCGTACTGATCGCCGCCACCGCCACCTTCGGCGCCATCCTCGGCTACGCCCTGCCGATTGTGACGGACCTCGAGGAGATCACTGTCCTCGAGACGGTCGTTCCCGTTACACCGGTCACGTTCGCCCTCTACGGCGGCGTGACCGTCGGCGTCTTTCTGGTGACGTTCCTCTTGATCGTCCAGTTCGTCTCGCGGTTCGACGAA
Above is a genomic segment from Haloterrigena salifodinae containing:
- a CDS encoding polyprenyl synthetase family protein; its protein translation is MRETLAEWRPAIDEAIADLVPREIDADYLASFFGDPTYEYDPDAIQRALSTPLWDLLDRGGKRWRAVLFLVFVEGFGEDPAAYVDYACIPEILHNGTIIVDDVEDEATIRRGERALHRVYGRDIALNAGNAMYFLPLKILTENPADLPAERRLAAYEMLVAELNRTHLGQGMDIRWHNEDDVRVTTDEYLEMCACKTGCLARIVARLAAIITDQPDDVEAAVARYAELTAVAFQIGDDILDVEHSLGRAGDFGKAFGNDIREGKQTLLVIHAIQESDPERARRLQEILAAESNTDAEIAEALAIIEDAGSLEYARERALELAARAREAVDRLEFDAETTRELHEFTEFVIEREE
- a CDS encoding DUF7541 family protein, giving the protein MVDHSSANDRGERDRERPTASPWPVLVAIGLAGSEVGIVVDLLPVAVGGLVLFAASVAGILAESDHVADPLPVAMGFGAVFALGGGMLYALGTDTVAPAATDGLTGLTTRGLAIAIAGIVTVVGTVIVHYRRR
- a CDS encoding DUF6684 family protein, with product MSRRAFDAEITLDLAVNLIPLAIMVFFVALFAVFNPWGVEPLQSTIQFAILLSMIATLGFVTYYAARVIERDDRTYHDTTTINQEKD
- a CDS encoding DUF7520 family protein translates to MTADRRLGGRRVVGGLCLVLIAATATFGAILGYALPIVTDLEEITVLETVVPVTPVTFALYGGVTVGVFLVTFLLIVQFVSRFDENAV